From one Acidobacteriota bacterium genomic stretch:
- a CDS encoding amidohydrolase family protein: protein MKVNWRRGSGIGCAVALSLAFSFEASSLRAAEPPLFHDSHMHLTNFVQEGTDLRDFVKLMGTKVGRSTVFGLPLQQMWSYGNTGDFAPTYYLQTDAPLYYYSFVDASIAMAYRSLPPADQARLDPMIVGFNPSDMYAADHVKRVLKTFPGVFSGIGEFSIHKEFVSSKIAGETASLTNPALDRLFDVAAEIGLVVLLHNDIDMPFPKPNQEPYQIFQLSDLFLRHPKTTIIWAHIGLGRVVRPVPDQLGIVEKMLSNPALAHVYLDLSWDEVAKYIVASPEAIRRTAEVVNRHPDRFLFGTDEVAPSDPAKYMKVYEMYAPFWAALTPEARGMVLKGNYERLFDAARTRVRAWEKANVK, encoded by the coding sequence ATGAAGGTTAATTGGCGGCGCGGCAGCGGCATCGGCTGTGCTGTCGCCCTTTCGCTCGCGTTCTCATTCGAAGCATCCTCACTTCGGGCGGCGGAGCCGCCTCTCTTTCACGACTCCCACATGCACCTCACGAACTTCGTCCAGGAAGGGACGGACCTTAGGGACTTCGTGAAGCTCATGGGGACGAAGGTGGGGCGCTCGACCGTCTTCGGCCTGCCTCTCCAGCAGATGTGGTCGTACGGGAACACGGGCGACTTCGCGCCGACGTACTACTTGCAGACGGACGCGCCGCTCTACTACTACTCGTTCGTCGACGCGTCCATCGCGATGGCGTACCGGTCGCTGCCGCCGGCGGACCAGGCGCGGCTCGACCCGATGATCGTCGGGTTCAACCCGTCGGACATGTACGCCGCGGACCACGTCAAGCGCGTCCTGAAGACGTTCCCCGGCGTCTTCTCGGGGATCGGCGAGTTCTCGATCCACAAGGAGTTCGTCTCGTCCAAGATCGCGGGCGAGACCGCGAGCCTGACGAATCCCGCGCTCGACCGCCTCTTCGACGTCGCGGCCGAGATCGGGCTCGTCGTCCTCCTCCACAACGACATCGACATGCCCTTCCCGAAGCCCAATCAGGAGCCGTACCAGATCTTCCAGCTGAGCGACCTGTTCCTGAGGCATCCGAAGACGACGATCATCTGGGCGCACATCGGGCTCGGGCGCGTCGTGCGGCCGGTTCCCGACCAGCTCGGGATCGTCGAGAAGATGCTCTCGAACCCCGCGCTCGCGCACGTGTACCTCGACCTCTCGTGGGACGAGGTCGCCAAGTACATCGTCGCGAGCCCCGAGGCGATCCGCAGAACGGCCGAAGTCGTGAACCGGCACCCGGACCGCTTCCTGTTCGGGACGGACGAGGTCGCGCCGTCGGACCCCGCGAAGTACATGAAGGTTTACGAGATGTACGCGCCGTTCTGGGCCGCCCTGACGCCGGAGGCGCGGGGAATGGTCCTCAAAGGCAACTACGAGCGTCTCTTCGACGCGGCGCGGACGCGGGTCCGCGCGTGGGAAAAAGCAAACGTCAAGTGA
- a CDS encoding porin: MKVFLRGATVAAVVLALGAGGAAWAQTVSDPPAGPRLQIYGFVQLDMIADFNAVNPDWADTLRPTRLPSYKDEFGPGGHFYADVKQTRFGVKGWLPTGFGELKTCFEFDLFGVGGDAGQTTMRVRQAWAELGPFLVGQTQSVFMDLDVFPNTLDYWGPNGMVFYRNIQLRWMPVQGDTRVWIALEQPGASGDGGVYSDRVELQNIQARFSLPDLTAQFRSSGKWGHVQLAGVLRQIKWDDTLVDQYDLSGSATGWGLNLSTNLKAGANDVIRASVIYGEGVENYMNDAPLDVGVQTNPGDKTKPIKGKALPVLGIVAFLDHNWSDKFSTAIGYSRVDISNSDGQLPSDFKTGQYAAVNLLWTPVKNVMTGAEFLWGNRKNNSDGFSSDDYRIQVSFKANFDTMLGGKK; this comes from the coding sequence ATGAAAGTGTTTCTGAGGGGTGCGACGGTTGCGGCCGTGGTTCTCGCTCTCGGCGCAGGGGGCGCCGCGTGGGCCCAGACGGTTTCGGACCCCCCGGCCGGGCCACGGTTGCAGATCTACGGTTTCGTCCAGCTCGACATGATCGCGGACTTCAACGCCGTGAACCCCGACTGGGCTGACACGCTGCGGCCCACCAGGCTGCCCTCCTACAAGGACGAGTTCGGGCCCGGCGGGCACTTTTACGCCGACGTCAAGCAGACCCGGTTCGGCGTGAAGGGGTGGCTGCCGACGGGTTTCGGCGAGCTGAAGACCTGCTTCGAGTTCGATCTCTTCGGCGTGGGCGGGGACGCGGGTCAGACGACCATGCGCGTGAGGCAGGCCTGGGCCGAGCTGGGGCCCTTCCTCGTCGGGCAGACGCAGAGCGTCTTCATGGACCTCGACGTCTTCCCGAACACCCTCGACTACTGGGGGCCGAACGGAATGGTCTTCTACCGGAACATCCAGCTCCGCTGGATGCCGGTGCAGGGGGACACGCGCGTCTGGATCGCACTGGAGCAGCCGGGCGCGAGCGGCGACGGCGGCGTGTACTCGGACCGCGTCGAGCTTCAGAACATCCAGGCACGGTTTTCCCTTCCGGACCTGACCGCCCAGTTTCGGAGCTCGGGGAAATGGGGCCATGTCCAGCTCGCCGGCGTTCTCCGCCAGATCAAGTGGGATGACACGCTCGTGGACCAGTACGACCTCTCCGGGAGCGCCACGGGCTGGGGCCTCAACCTGTCGACGAACCTGAAGGCCGGCGCGAACGACGTGATCCGCGCCTCGGTCATCTACGGCGAAGGCGTCGAGAACTACATGAACGACGCCCCGCTCGACGTCGGCGTCCAGACCAACCCCGGCGACAAGACGAAGCCCATCAAGGGCAAGGCGCTCCCGGTCCTCGGGATCGTCGCGTTCCTCGACCACAACTGGAGCGACAAGTTCTCGACGGCGATCGGCTACTCGCGCGTCGACATCAGCAACTCCGACGGGCAGCTTCCGAGCGACTTCAAGACCGGGCAGTACGCCGCCGTGAACCTCCTTTGGACGCCCGTGAAGAACGTCATGACGGGAGCCGAATTCCTCTGGGGCAACCGGAAGAACAACTCGGACGGCTTCTCGTCCGACGACTACCGTATCCAGGTCTCATTCAAGGCCAACTTCGACACCATGCTGGGAGGCAAGAAGTAA